One Oreochromis niloticus isolate F11D_XX linkage group LG16, O_niloticus_UMD_NMBU, whole genome shotgun sequence genomic window carries:
- the fstl1b gene encoding follistatin-related protein 1b encodes MMLRSVAVLLLLSVALYNAEEVQTKSKVCANVFCGAGRECAVNEKGEPSCLCIESCKPHKRSVCGSNGKTYRNHCELHRDACLTGLKIQVAHDGHCKEKKTEQAAASPVVCYAADRNELRSRVIQWLQTEIIPDGWFVKGSNFSDILLKYFKSYDNGDSQLDSSELLKFIQHNESVVELQSYADQESNNLLRSLCVDALIELSDENADWKLSFDEFLNCLKPGFNPPEKKCALEDETYEDGAETQVECNRCVCACGNWVCTAMTCTDNQPAVDDSADAGVEMTEEEWNLRVAELNKHQETVEKMKASTKEA; translated from the exons ATG ATGTTACGAAGTGTAGCTGTGCTCCTTCTGCTCTCCGTAGCTCTGTACAACGCGGAG GAGGTGCAGACCAAGAGCAAAGTGTGTGCCAATGTGTTCTGCGGGGCCGGCAGGGAGTGTGCTGTCAATGAGAAGGGGGAGCCCAGCTGTCTGTGCATAGAG AGCTGTAAGCCCCACAAGAGGTCAGTATGTGGCAGCAATGGTAAGACCTACAGGAATCACTGTGAGCTCCACAGAGATGCTTGTCTGACTGGCCTGAAGATCCAAGTGGCACACGACGGACACTGCAAGG aaaagaaaacagaacaggCCGCTGCCAGTCCAG TGGTGTGCTATGCTGCTGACCGCAACGAGTTAAGATCTCGTGTGATCCAGTGGCTGCAAACTGAGATAATCCCAGATGGCTGGTTTGTCAAGGGTTCCAACTTCTCTGACATCCTGCTCAAATACTTCAAG tcATATGACAATGGTGATTCTCAGCTGGACTCCTCAGAACTGCTCAAATTCATCCAGCACAACGAGTCGGTTGTGGAGTTGCAGTCCTATGCAGACCAGGAGAGCAACAACCTGCTCAG GAGCCTGTGTGTTGATGCCCTCATTGAGCTCTCCGATGAGAATGCTGACTGGAAGCTGAGCTTTGATGAGTTTCTTAACTGCCTGAAGCCTGGCTTCAATCCACCAGAGAAGA AATGTGCCTTGGAGGATGAAACATACGAGGACGGAGCAGAGACCCAGGTGGAGTGCAACCGCTGCGTTTGTGCATGCGGAAACTGGGTCTGCACCGCCATGACGTgcactg ATAACCAGCCAGCTGTGGATGACTCAGCAGATGCTGGAGTGGAGATGACTGAGGAGGAGTGGAACCTCCGTGTGGCTGAGCTCAACAAGCACCAG